A region of Gracilinanus agilis isolate LMUSP501 chromosome 3, AgileGrace, whole genome shotgun sequence DNA encodes the following proteins:
- the LOC123241105 gene encoding olfactory receptor 52D1-like, whose product MLTESMSNDTAFHPSTFILLGIPGMQDQHIWISIPFCSMYILALVGNGTILFIIITDKTLHEPMYLFLCLLSVTDLVLCSTTLPKMLAIFWLDAHTISFHGCLTQMFFVHAVFATESAILLAMAFDRYVAICRPLHYTSILNASVIGRIGAACVARGLLFVFPFIILIKRLPFCGRHVLAHTYCEHMGIAKLACTSIKPNTIYGLTVALSVTGMDVVLIAASYVLILRAVLSLPSQDAQLRAFSTCGAHVCVILVFYIPAFFSFFTHRFGRHVPPQAHIILANLYLLVPPVLNPLVYGINTKQIRTRILGLGLRRS is encoded by the coding sequence ATGCTCACTGAATCTATGTCCAATGATACTGCCTTTCACCCATCCACCTTCATCCTATTGGGCATCCCAGGAATGCAGGACCAACACATCTGGATCTCCATTCCCTTCTGCTCCATGTATATCCTTGCCCTTGTAGGTAATGGTACCATCCTCTTTATTATTATAACAGACAAGACTCTACACGAACCCATGTACCTCTTCCTCTGCCTGCTCTCTGTCACAGACCTGGTTCTCTGCTCCACCACTCTCCCTAAGATGTTGGCCATCTTCTGGTTGGATGCCCACACCATCTCTTTTCATGGTTGCCTCACCCAGATGTTCTTCGTCCATGCTGTCTTTGCCACTGAGTCAGCAATCCTGTTAGCCATGGCTTTTGACCGCTACGTGGCTATCTGTCGCCCACTGCACTATACCTCCATTCTCAATGCCAGTGTCATTGGGAGGATTGGGGCAGCATGTGTTGCTCGGGGTCTTCTCTTTGTCTTCCCTTTTATTATACTCATTAAGCGTCTCCCTTTCTGTGGGCGCCATGTTCTTGCCCATACTTACTGCGAGCACATGGGCATTGCCAAGCTAGCCTGCACCAGCATTAAACCCAACACCATCTATGGACTCACTGTGGCACTGTCAGTCACAGGAATGGACGTAGTGCTCATTGCAGCCTCCTATGTTCTTATTCTCCGTGCTGTGCTGAGCCTGCCATCCCAGGATGCCCAGCTTCGAGCCTTCAGCACTTGTGGAGCCCATGTCTGTGTCATTCTTGTCTTCTACatccctgccttcttttcctttttcacccACCGCTTTGGCCGTCATGTTCCCCCGCAGGCCCACATCATTCTCGCTAACCTCTACCTCCTTGTGCCCCCCGTTCTTAACCCATTAGTGTATGGCATCAACACCAAGCAGATCCGTACTCGGATCCTAGGACTAGGTCTAAGAAGAAGCTAG